Within the Pseudorasbora parva isolate DD20220531a chromosome 20, ASM2467924v1, whole genome shotgun sequence genome, the region CAAACGCACCGAGATGAGATTCGGCGGTCTGAAGCCCAAGAGCGGCCCGAAACCAGCCGCCGCCAAAAACACCAGCAGAGGCCGATTCAAGGCCGTTCtcagagaggtgtgtgtgtgtgtgtgcacttctACAGCTGATTTATGCATTAAAGGAGGAGTTCACTTCAAAAAATGtcctcacccccatctcatccaaaatGTTCATGTcattctttcttcagtcgaatatacattttttaaagtaaatcatTCCAGGATGTGTCTCCTCATAAAGGCCTTCAGTGGGAGCCGACGGCTGAAGGTCCAGACGGGTCGTTCTTCTGCCAAGAGGAAGGGCCGACCCAGTGTTAGAACAAACGTGCGAAGACTAAATCAAACGCCTTTACACAAATAATGATAAAACATTGACAGCGGACGATGAGTTATTTGGCACTGCGTCATGTGACCTTTCCAACGTGATGATGTCATACGCCGAGCAGAAGAACGACCCGTCCAGCATTCGAGGTTATAAAAGAATATAAATGTATGATGGTTAGTCTGGATCAGACTCTGTTCCTCTGgatcatcagagtctctgaagctcttcctcgtTGATCTGGACCTTCAGCCGTCGGCTCCCACTGAAGGCCTttatgaggagaaaaatcctggaatgatTTCCTCAAAAAACGTCATTTCTCTcacaactgaagaaagaaacgcATGAACATCTGGGATGAGATGTAAATTATTAGGAAATGttaattttgaagtgaactaatccttcaCTGCAGGGTTTATAGAGGCTGTCAGGAAACAACTTTTCAGAGCCAAAAGACAAGTGTTTTTCCAGGGTTCCCACTCATCCcgataaagtcacaattctgagatataaagtctcaattactctttttatttttctatttagtAGTGAAAAGGGCTTTAGTAGGAGACAGAGTTTAGTAGCGTAACATCTTGAGCCGCTTTGCTCCCCAGTGTGCGGAGATGTTGGACTGTCTGGGGTTGCCGTGGGTGACGGCGGCCGGTGAGGCTGAGGCCATGTGTTCCTTCCTGGACTCGCAGGGCCTCGTGGACGGATGCATCACTAACGACGGCGACGCTTTCCTGTACGGCGCTCGCACCGTTTACCGGAACTTCAACATCACCACTAAGGTTCCCTCTGAGTTTCGGTTTAACCTCTACGCAGGTCACCTTCGTTCACACACCGCACTAAATGCTCTTCTTTTCTCAGCCATTTtctcttgtttccagtccaaatatctaacaattcttaaatcaagatgcatttactagatcagtaaaacgacatattgatattttttcgtgttttgttgaaaataaaatcaaaatgaagtgattttttgcttaaaacaggcaaaatgatctgccgatggggtgagaaaaataatcttaattctgtttgggacaaaaacaaaaaataagattatttttctcaccccatcggcagatcattttgcctgttttaagcaaaaaatcacttcattttgattttattttcaacaaaacacgaaaaaatatcaatatgtcgttttactgatctagtaaatgcatcttgatttaagaattgttagatatttggactggaaacaagagaaaaaaactaaataagaagagcattttttgcagtgtgtgatgctctactgggtggtcgCCCtactcgcttaataaacaaactccagctggtccaaaacacaCAAGTTCTTAGACAaagcaagtttatttatatggcacatttcatacacaaaggcaattcaaagtgctttacttAGAAATGAAttaagaaataagaataccatgtgtaagaattaaaaacagaaacaaGGATAACTAAAACAGTTGTAAATAAAATGGTGATAAGTAGATCCCTATCTGCCTGATTCTAAGTTCGGGTACCCCTATCTGAGATGGATGAGATCTCAGATCTAAACTCAGGAAgtatgacgtgtgtgtgtgtgtgtgtgtgtgtgtgtgtgacgcagGATCCTCAGGTGGACTGCTATCAGATGTGTGATGTTCAGGCTGAGCTCGGCCTGTCCAGGGAGACTCTGGTGGGTCTGGCGGTTTTCCTGGGCTGCGACTACATCCCGAAGGTACATTTCGGCATACGCAAGCAAATGTATAGTGGAGATGAAGCTGtgaggttatatatatatatatgtgtgtgtgtgtgtgtgtgtgtgtgtgtgtttctgctcCTGAAGGGTGTCGCTGGAGTTGGGAAAGAACAAACGCTGAAGCTCATCCACAGTCTGAAAGGACAAACTCTTCTTCAGAAGTACGAAGCAatttcaatcaatcaaactCGCCCTACGCATGCTTATTATCCTcactcattaaagggttagttcagccaaagattaaatgtctgtcattaactcctcgccctaatgtcgctccacacccgtaagacctccgttcatcttcacacacagtttaagatattttatatttagtccgagagcgtatgcaagtgtatgcacactatactgtccatgtccagaaagggaataaaaacatcatcacagtagtccatatgagacatcagtgggttaattagagtctcttgaagcatccaaaatacatttgggtccaaaaataacaaaaactacgactttattcagcattggcttctcttccgcgtttgtgttcaatcctcaaataaagattcaaaccgttatgagtcagtgaatcgattcatgattcggatcgccaatgtcacgtgatttcagccgtttgacacgcgatccgaatcatgaatcgattcactgactcataaccgtttgaatctttatttgaggattgaacacaaacgcggaagagaagccaatgctgaataaagtcgtagttttgtAGTATTTTAATTTACGGTAACCACTGCTCTTTTCCAATCCAGATGCATtttgggtaatgtagttttctCACAGTAATTTGCGTTATTATATTTCCTCTGCTGCAGGTTCGATGAGTGGGCCTTGGACAGATCCGAGAGGTCAGAGGTCGCGGTGAAGAAGGTCACACACTGTCTGGTCTGTCGACACCCTGGTGAGTTTGATCTGATCCGAATATGTTTAGTGTTTATTTATATGGATCCCATTAGCTGAAAGTCTTTACAGTCAACAACAACATTACAATCATCAACGTAGATCAAATATAACAAATACACATTACATACACTCATACATACATAAAATGTGATTTGGATCCATAACAGGAAGAGAAATCAATACAATATGATTTATAATTGCAATAAATCAAAACATTTACGAAACTTCATCAACACACAACACCTTAAGCTACTTTTATTGCGCAGCTGACGAATGTCAATGGCAGCATTACTCCAGATAACTCTAGCTCTAGACTTTAGTCTCTTTAGTGTTTGGATAAGGGCTCATTATAGGACCATTATTTGCCTTTCTGCTGTTATGATAAactgttgccacagttactttgaaaaagtaatctgattacgcctttaaaaagtaacttagttactttacagattacttgattttaaaagtaactatacactcaaaaaaatgatcttctgatgctgttcactttattaAAGTAACTCGTCTTGATTTAACGCCATTATAtgaggtttctggttcaaatgtaacCGCTTCATGTTATACTAACTTATAACCGTCACTCTCTGACGtaacttgatgtttttattttgagatgattCAGTCAAGTAACCCAATCCAACAGGacttcacttcccatcatgctttgcaaaggggctgaatttggagagtaaatgtttaaataaagagCTGCTTTATGCATTTCTAACGAGATGAGAAAATGCAgactttttaaagtttaatgtttcgttatgttggtatttaagagtgtgtgttatgtgtgtgtttttggacGTTATTGTGGTGAAGAGTAGGGTGTGTGCTCGTGTTGAGGATCTgctaatattaattaaagtcgttttaataataaaaacgaCGACTTTGAGCAGGCCATGGATGTAACGAAACCATCTAGCCAATGCTATCTTGTAATGTAAAAGGTtttgtaaatgttgtaaaagttagcatttcactaaataaagttaataaacaatgtgaattaaattcaacataacccaATTACGTGGAACCTGCTGACATCAAAAAATACGTAAATCCAATGTGtcattttttttgagtgtaagtCGCGGCCTCAGCACAGAAATGACGaccgtttttgccaacactcacGTTATTGGAAGTTCATTATTAACAGTAACGTCAACACAGTGTATCTCCTGACATTTacgttgaaattaaaaaatatttcctgaaaaaatactctccccCGAGACGCAAGAAAAaagcaaaaattattttttactaaggaaaataactaaaatagtaactccaGTGACTTAATATAAAtgactttaatctgattactggttacTGGAAAAGAGTGGTCAggttagagtaacgcgttacggGCATCACTGGTTATACGACACTCTTCGATTAAAGCATCTTCATTGTCAATGTGTTGTATATCATGGTGCTTAAAGTAACTTATTCTCTGGTTTAAAGTGAGCCATGAAAGAGTAGAATACATCGGATTGGTCTGATCCGATGAGGAATCCCATTGGATGTTATATCAtatgtagctctgtttttttGGATATTATATGATATCGAGCTCCGTTTTGTCTTCTAGGCTCGGCTAAATCTCACGAGCGCAGCGGCTGTGTGTTGTGTGAGAGCGAGCGTTTCTGTGTCCCGCAGGACTACGACTCCCAGTGTCCCTGTGATTGGCACCGCGCTGAACACACTCGCCACGCCTCCTCAATCGAAGCCAGCATCAGAAAGTACCGTCAGCACAACACTACACACTCTCCTCCTGAGCAGAAACTACACACCTtcattactggagtaaaagtaacagtactGCAGGTCAAATATTAAgtgaaaacagatttttactggagtaaaagtacagaagtatttgttttcaaaagtacttaaggatcaaaagtaaatgtccttctttatgtcgccgcattattgtattatagttgtctaaatgcacattatgccatcatggtttaagccagtcagtgacgctccatctgacacactagcagacgactaacttaaactcatttaaatacttgtagaaaagttacaaagctgctgtcactttaaggccgaatgcacggatccaatacactgatacacatctgatattctcacactgttcaccttcactgaagacagaatcaactttgtttatgtgaatcctccactaaatgagcatttggacatccgtcttcttccattttgctctaaactataaatcagtgtttaataaatgctgtgaaatcattgaactccacgagactctacaagagtgattcctgaaaggctttctgcaaaaacccaaacacctttaaaagaagaaaaaaatcatcactgactttcaaagctgcgacagaaacgactttccacttcgaggaccttgatagaaatgtagtggagtaaagaggacgatatttgtctttcagatggagtgaagttaaagtcataagattacagaaaaaataatactccagtaaagcacagagactcaaacagtgaacttcagtacaggactcgagtaaatgagCTGAGTTATTGTCCCGCTCTGGCTAAGAGTGTGTTCTCTGTGATCATGTTGACAGGAAGACGCTGGCGTGTGAGCAGTTCCCGTTTACAGAAGTGAGTCCTGCGTTGTGTGTTATTATGGTCTGCTTTTGTTCAGATcgtcagggtgtgtgtgtgtgtttactgacATTTCAGATCATCAGTGAGTTCTTGCTGACGAAGGACAAACCTGTGCAGCCCTTTCGGAGGAGGAGACCCAACCTGCCGCGAATGCAGGTACAGactgtgggtgtgtgtgtgtgtgtgtgtgtgtatgtgtctgtgtgtgtgtgtgtgtgtgtgtgtgtgtgtgtgtatgtgtgtatgtgtctgtgtgtgagactgaCGGACGCTGCTTGAATCCGCAGACATTTGCTCTGGAGAAGATGGACTGGCCCAAACACTACAGCAGTGAGAAGCTTCTGGTGCTCATGACCTACAGCGAACTCATCAACCGGAAGAGCGGCAgagactctcacacacagatgcagcccttgaggtgtgtgtgtgtgtgtgtgtgtgtgtgtgtgtgtgtgtgtgtgtgtgtgtgtgtgtgtgtgtgtgtgtgtgtgtgtgtgtgtgtgtgtgtgtgtgtgtgtgtgtgtgtgtgtgtgtgtgtgtgtgtgtgtgtgtgtgtgtgtgtgtgtgtgtgtgtgtgtgtgtgtgtgtgtgtgtgtgtgtgtgtgtgtgtgtacgtacgtgagtgtgtgtatgagtacgtgagtgtgtgtgagtatgttagtgtgtgtgagtatgttagtgtgtgtgagtacgttagtgtgtgtgtgtgtgtgagtgtgtaagtgcgtgagtgagtgagtacatgtgtgtgagtatgtgagtatttgtgagtgtgtgtgtgtgtgtgagtgtgtgcaagtacttcagtgtgtgtgagtacttgagtgtgtgtgagtacatatgtgagtgtatatgagtgtgtgtgtgagtacatGAGTGTGCGAGTACTTGAGTGTGTGCGAGaatgtgagtgattgagtgtgtgtgagtatgtgagtttgtgtgtgagtacataagtgtgtatgtgtatgagtACATGTGTGTGAGTACGtacatgtgtgtttgtgagtacaTGAGTGTGAGAGTacatatgtgagtgtgtgtgtgtgtgtgcgaggacttgagtgtgtgtgagtatgtgagtTTGTATGAGTACCTGAGTGTGTGAGTACGTAAGTATGTGTGTGTACGTGAGTGTGTGCGAGTacgtgagtatgtgtgtgtgtgtgcgtatgtgcgagtgcgtgtgtgattacgcgagtgcgtgtgtgtatgcatgtgtgcgagtgcgtgtgtgtgtgagttagaGGTAGAGTTAGTGTAAAGGGagagaaaatacagtttgtacagccATTACatcataattgtgtgtgttaatCTGTAAACATGCTTTTTCTATATATTTGTATCGCTCTTGACCTGCATTTAAAGTGTTCTTATTGCTGTTAAATGTGTTTCGTCTGTTTCTATTAATATCTTTCTCCCCAACAGAATATATAAACCGCGTGTGAAGAACGGCGTCTCCTGCTTCGAGGTcatctggaggaaaccaggtgAAGGAAACCATCGATTATACTGgaaatgtgtgtgcgtgtgtttggcCTGCGTCCTGTCACACTCCTGAATGTGGTGTGTGTGACGGCTTGTTAGTGTCTTGTTGTGAGGTCAGATCAGGAGGGGTCGGGGGTCACAGGTGACGAAACAAATGTATCACCGTTAGGTGCTAAAAGAGCTTCCTCCAgacaccctcacacacacacacacacacacacacacacacacacacacacagctctgacAGCCACACTCGTAAAGTGTTTATTATATCTTTAAAGAGGCTTTACTCGTGTAGGATCAGAAGTGATTCCTGAGCAAATGGAAGTGGTTTAAATGTAATAACAGGGTCGGGAAACTagtgaaacattttaaaatcacatttatgTTGAATACACATTCTTCAAGGTttgctttaaatattttataggCTAAAATGCTGCAGGTTTTTAATGCTTGGAGACatgacctccattcatcttcatgattgattcggatcgcgtgtcaaacggctgaaatcacgagacattggcgatccgaatcatgaattgattcgctgactcataaccgtttgaatctttatttgaggattgaacacaaacgcggaagagaagccaatgctgaataaagtcgtagtttttgttatttttggacccaaatgtattttggatgcttcaagagactctaattaacccactgatgtctcatatggactactgtgatgatgtttttattccctttctggacatggacagtatagtgtgcatacacttgcattcgctctcggactaaatataaaatatcttaaactgtgtgtgaagatgaacggaggtcttacgggtgtggagcgacattagggagaggagttaatgacagacatttcatttttggctgaactaaccctttaatccgTCTTATGACAGATCATTATGTGTTTCCTGACGGATGTGAGGAGCAGACGGAGGTGCGGACCGTGGAGGAAGAGTCTCTCTTCAGCCTGGCTTTTCCCGGGATCGTGCAGGACTTCCATCGGGAGAAAGCCGGAGCTCAGGAGAACAAAACCAAGAGTACGTACaaactagggctgtgcaatatatcgtatatatcgtaatatgcatatcgcaacggcacgcaatatctgaatgattttagtagtttcaacattgtgaaaagtgtccaTTTTAGGTCGACgtatatagcagagaatagactggccACACCACTGTTACTttcttgatgttaaaaagagttattaaacgcaataattTATGAAAAACAATAACTTTCAGTCTcacgctgtctgacacacacacacacacacaccgaaacgtgaACAATGTGTGACATAAAACAccgctggtcactttcagaagttgtagcggtgctttcttttcccagaaagaatgtgaaacacaaatggtttaattctcagtttttaaatattattatttaaatagattttacacactaatagcaatatcgtaaCGTATATcgaatattgcattatttaacGAGATATTGCacatcgcatttttcttcaatatcacaCAGCCCTAGTTCAAACGGGATCAGATCCTGTGAAGGTCGAGCGGGAACAGGTGACAAAGTGCTGGAGCTTTTCCTGTTGGAGAACGGGATCAAAGAGCGTCCCGAcagctctctcacacacacacacacgcagacgcTTTGATTACCGCCAGGTGTCGCACAGTAGTCGCCGGTCACACGTCCTCCTGAACCACATCAAACTGGAAataaatcatacaaataaatccacccttaacagcatgatttaaaaaaagcagAACGCCGATGACACGACTGAACGGCATAACGAACTGACTAAACATTAACTAAAATTACCACGAAAGctaaaaatatcacaataaatctaaatattaataaaaacgttctgtggtgtttttaaaacatttacattcatttaaataaaataaatgttaacagaTGTTATATACACTGcacaaaatgcttttcttagtatttttgtcttctttctagtctaaatatctaaaaattcttaaaacaaggaGTATTTacttaggggcagtgtgtgtgtgtgtgtgtgtgtgtgtgtgtgtgtgtgtgtgtgtgtgatgggtaggtttaggggcagtgtgtgtgtgtgtgtgtgtgtgtgtgtgtgtgtgtgtgtgtgtgtgtgtgtgtgtgtgtgtgtgtgtgtgtgatgggtaggtttaggggcagtgtaaggggataggaaatacagtttgtacagtataaaaaccattacgcctatggaatgtccccataaaacataatgtgtgtgtgtgtgtgtgtgtgtgtgtgtgtgataggtaggtttaggggcagtgtgtgtgtgtgtgtgtgtgtgtgtgtgtgtgtgtgtgtgtgtgatgggtaggtttaggggcagtgtgtgcgtgtgtgtgtgtgtgtgatgggtaggtttaggggcagtgtaaggggataggaaatacagtttgtacagtataaaaaccattacgcctatggaatgtccccataaaacataatgtgtgtgtgtgtgtgtgtgtgtgtgtgtgtgtgtgtgatgggtaggtttaggggcagtgtgtgtgtgtgtgtgtgtgtgtgtgtgtgtgtgtgtgtgtgtgatgggtaggtttaggggcagtgtgtgcgtgtgtgtgtgtgtgtgtgtgtgtgtgtgtgtgatgggtaggtttaggggcagtgtgtgtgtgtgtgtgtgtgtgtgtgtgtgtgtgatgggtaggtttaggggcagtgtgtgcgtgtgtgtgtgtgtgtgtgtgtgtgtgtgtgtgtgatgggtaggtttaggggcagtgtgtgtgtgtgtgtgtgtgtgtgtgtgtgtgtgtgtgagatgggtaggtttaggggcagtgtaaggggataggaaatacagtttgtacagtataaaaaccattacgcctatggaatgtccccataaaacataatgtgtgtgtgtgtgtgtgtgcagaaaaGAAGCTGAGAGCGAAGAAAGAGAAGCCGGCCGATTCCCAGGATGCCGTGTCGGATCTGTTCGCTCAGATGTCTCTCCAGAAGGAAGCGGATCGCGGATCAGAGCCCGAATCCTCTGGGATCTCATCCCGCCGCTCTCCTCCGTCCCAGAATTCCCTCTCGGCGtccgctctgattggccagctgCAGCTCAGCAGCATAGACTGGGATTCTTCCTCCTTCACGGCCTCTCCTTCCCAGGAAACCTCAGCTCGATCTCGTAAAGAGCGTCCGAATATTCCCGAGCCCATCCCATCATTCCCATCTAAAGCGCCAGCTACGGAAACCACAACATCTGCAAACATCTGGGACAGCGACGAGGCGAACCGGCACGGATCGCAGAAGGCCAAACCCAGCCAGAAATCATCCCAAGGTGAGCAGATGAGGATCATTCCCGGGAAAACCCCTGAAAAAGCCCAGGGGCATTATGGGAAGGCGGAGGACGAGGATTCGGACGCTTCGGTGGACAGTCCTCTCCCGCTGGCCGAGAGGCTGAAGATGAGGTTTGCGAAGTGAGCGATAAAGAGAGAGGAATGTTTGACTTTTAAATGTGTGAATAAATGAGTGTTttatgcagtgtgtgtgtgtgtgtgtgttatcacaGCATGGGCGTTAgaatcattgtgtgtgtgtataaattggacccactcacttttatcgtctctaattcaacacacactgcaaaaaatgctcttcttcctcagtatttttgtcttgtttctagtccaaacatctaaatattcttaaaacaagaattatttactagacaagcaaaagtaattgtcttgttttgggaaaaataactcaaaatgaagagagtttttgcttaaaataagataaataatctgccaatggggtgagaaaaataatcttaattcaaacagaaaacaagattattttgcaaAGTGAGCGATGAAGCACAATCTGAGAGTAATGTTTGACTTTTAAATGTGTGAATAAATGAGTGTTttatgcagtgtgtgtgtgttatcacaGCTATCAGTCATCTtcatttctatcgctcttctccagcgccgattgtgtcagagcagcttcagtgttaaacaggacaatactgcagcagaattagattgggctgtacagtcgttctggagaagaacagtgatgttatcagcttattttaatttatcatagagagacaatgttggcagatcagtattagagTTTATAGAATCAAAtcagacctaattaattaattagttttATCTGTATATTTATCGCAGTGTTGTAGtcgagaccgagaccagagagAGTCGGCGCAATCATAGAGTTGTTTACATAGAtccctcattcgaccgatccgcGCAAGCGCTAATGAGGAAtagatatatatacacagacacaccTAAAACAGCAAACTCTGAGCTGAGCGCAtcccagatacacacacacacacacacacacacacacagcacaggccaaacgtttggacacatcactatctgtaatgtttttgacagaagtttcttctgctcatcaagccggcatttatttgatcaaaaatacagaaacatttttttaatattgtgatatattattacaattacaattttatacagttattacaatttaaaatatattttttttcagtgtattctCCTTTAAATGCTGATGTATTTGTGTGGtcagagctgaatgttcaggatggttcctccagtcttcagtgatcatgatccttcagaaatcattctcagatgaggattcattacgAGTGCTGGACACAGAGCTGATGATTAATATATCTGAGGAAGAAAAggctcaaaagaactgcatttatacaaaattaaaacatattttcaaataatataaatctcctttactatctttttttattaatttaacacatccttactgaataaaattattgatttatttcaaaaaaagaaagaaacaaaatgGCTGACCCCAAACGACCAGTAGAGTCTATCgctgttacaaaagatttctatttttaaaacatttgcttcttttttctttcttttttttactttttattcatcaaagtatcctAAAAAAGTATCTCAGGTTatgagcatttattaatcatcaGCTCTGTGTCCAGCACTcgtaatgaatcctcatctgagaatgatttctgaaggatcatgatcactgaagactggaggaaccatcctgaacattcagctctgagcacacaaataaatcagcatttaaaggagaatacactacattttaaattgtaataatatatcacaatattacatttgtttctgatcaaataaatgcaggcttgatgagcagaagaaacttctttcacaaACATTACAGATAGTGATGTGTCCAAACGTTTGTGTGTATCTATGATAGCGCCGATCTTCGACggcagtaatagcggatgggaacactagatgagattcgtctgatatgaggtaaaaaaataacaattactgttgtgtttctggcagaaaaTGATCAGTTCGTGTCTTAAAGCGGcggttctgtgttttttctaggcttggttgtgtttatggggcgcagtatatcatgtcttaatacttcttcttttttttaatcgctgtatttttcttctatcctccctttattccacaccgctgtctgtgctTTGGACGGCTCATCTGCTTCCTGCTTcctgaagcccctccctctgatgaacacaatggtcttagattggtcagatggccaaat harbors:
- the LOC137048862 gene encoding flap endonuclease GEN homolog 1; its protein translation is MGVSELWSILDPVRQSVPLYSLSGKTLAVDLSLWVCEAQHVQGMMGKVTKPHLRNLFFRVSSLTLMGVKLVFVMEGDAPKLKAETMSKRTEMRFGGLKPKSGPKPAAAKNTSRGRFKAVLRECAEMLDCLGLPWVTAAGEAEAMCSFLDSQGLVDGCITNDGDAFLYGARTVYRNFNITTKDPQVDCYQMCDVQAELGLSRETLVGLAVFLGCDYIPKGVAGVGKEQTLKLIHSLKGQTLLQKFDEWALDRSERSEVAVKKVTHCLVCRHPGSAKSHERSGCVLCESERFCVPQDYDSQCPCDWHRAEHTRHASSIEASIRKKTLACEQFPFTEIISEFLLTKDKPVQPFRRRRPNLPRMQTFALEKMDWPKHYSSEKLLVLMTYSELINRKSGRDSHTQMQPLRIYKPRVKNGVSCFEVIWRKPDHYVFPDGCEEQTEVRTVEEESLFSLAFPGIVQDFHREKAGAQENKTKKKKLRAKKEKPADSQDAVSDLFAQMSLQKEADRGSEPESSGISSRRSPPSQNSLSASALIGQLQLSSIDWDSSSFTASPSQETSARSRKERPNIPEPIPSFPSKAPATETTTSANIWDSDEANRHGSQKAKPSQKSSQGEQMRIIPGKTPEKAQGHYGKAEDEDSDASVDSPLPLAERLKMRFAK